In the Leptospira limi genome, one interval contains:
- a CDS encoding LamG-like jellyroll fold domain-containing protein encodes MLDRMDWINGKNFLQKFIISLFLFPTFGCSFPTINRSLLETFTTFRFLQANTLSYSISFQVSGLLGTGLQIENNGEVMDVSTNGTYTFTKKINSGANYKVTVKTPPSSPIQNCIVSSGQGTVLSGNIEGIQVVCGSALYLISGTATGLSGNGLQLQNVTGVGTDVINVNSASFSFPPLPVGETYNFSIINQPTNPSQTCSITTPVVTNGTMVASPISVSINCTTNSYAVSAQVIGILGTLTVGNELKLTLDGSNTINVTADGTYAFPGTYLSGGNFTVTVDNPGGVITSGVCTLSSITVTVGNGPTNFAVNCSNAFLVSGTVSSPGGTTTSVLGEPVTLDLVQTGGSPVFPTQSITINPGVTNFTFPSTIPGGVDYQIIVFANPPNQTCTITSGATHSGIVSNMSNVVLNCSLTLPSFSPVSGSLFNDDGTVTISSLIPGSEYRYTIGNGSQADPTCASGTMTTSTVTITDNNQAVVKVIHCKVGWVESQVVTASYTLKVATPTPSLATGSFLDSGQNVSFSSTTTGSTWVCHTAAAAVPADPDCGPTLNTCNTGVLGNYIFPTPGVSQNVKARMCRVNYAQSDVLSTNYQPNVYTVGGTISSLTTPFGTNTFVLQNNGGDDLIIASNGTFTFNTALPTGTNFTVSVLSGPQNPWQTCNITNANGTVSNTAITNIAISCSVNQYNMSGNVTSSVTLPSGLTVTNGVDTINVPAGATSTPISFATPISSGTSYEIQITQEPTGFVCAVQSNMQGTMLGANITNVAVNCVAGYRYGNAIGLKKQAPVQIHYYKGDVTTAAGVAGSGASDGPAPASSFNDISGITYDGTKGFIVDSGNHKIRVFNPMTNTVSSLVGNGAAGNTPGSGMSGTFNLPKGITTDGTYLYVTETLGNRIKRILISSGYAETFAGDDTVVSPANANLDATDPLAARFASPAGIVIDDNKLYIADRNNSAIRVIKLSTREVTTLVTGGDISFPEGLTIIGDYLYATNLGTYNITKTHKVTGVTTILCGNSTNGYIDAVGTDASFNLPHGITSDGIFLYVADYGNHLIRRVHSGTGEVITIAGSGNTGLINGVGVSASIQSPKYISNLGDVIVFGTVNALRTIKSESLQSYYPLNGSNYNFVNNQTITSIGSPTFGNGRFNELNGAASTSIGNAGTAPSPSLSVNKITMAGWILWDGTNSGIGKVIFYNGDFTTNGHGLFIDSKDQLAIYRGGMLPDSTNVTVIPNLWTHVALTVDSNDLYKVYLNGNLVFEKTLSTNPVSGNFTVGVSSAGSFFFPGRLADLRFYNRELNEGEINDLAKNADSTLVGNSYASRPIQLAAQYQFSGDSTSKGPLGGSLSFYGPLTNYSTGINKTNNTAVRISASSGGYLLGSEQGLPHGTQPRSICVWVNLETYPNMGDNAPLITYGSAGPSTEFILNVYRASPTGDLKLRFGGLGGGELYPSYTLPLNRWTHICGTFDGNNGWLYVDGVEISGPVNIGSSINTTTGTGLYVGRMASFPGHMFGGKVDEIKIYAKALSQKEVRTLSAQIPNGLVARYDFNKNFDDVSGFGNPTTSVGATLVSDKYGNGISALNTNGSTYLNVTTTTSSLPKNSQPRTICVQYKSATLNSGTMVSIGPNSTDRMVALGAGNTSSKYFFSGYLNDVEEFYYNHENVWHHLCGVFEGPAGSYAATIYHNGAKLISQTKNTWDTNPNVFTIGIRSDLTNGFNGQLDEVLVYNRALTLMEIQALSGYDPKQVITWNANPATSSLKLHLSADSFSNQTNYSPITTWHDRSGNAASFFTGGASPTYNNTGFNNKPTVNFNAGNSEYLFRGSAANIPSNSSTFFIALSRTANANDTFFESATPGVSYYFDGDNIRMAKPSDGIVGSSNIQFPYTNFPYLIAAEQLNGVSFGMYSSGYAIGIPTDPSKTYSQNNLYLGSNSSPGNFFSGNISEVLYYNVSLSNPGRTIVFCYLSQKYNIDLSAASVYCD; translated from the coding sequence TTGTTAGATCGGATGGATTGGATCAACGGAAAAAACTTCCTTCAGAAATTCATCATATCCTTATTTTTGTTTCCTACTTTTGGATGTTCGTTTCCTACAATCAACCGTTCCTTACTCGAGACGTTTACAACCTTTCGGTTTCTCCAAGCCAATACCCTATCTTATTCCATTAGTTTTCAAGTCTCAGGTTTACTCGGAACTGGATTACAAATCGAAAATAACGGTGAAGTGATGGATGTCAGTACGAATGGTACATATACCTTCACTAAAAAAATAAATTCTGGTGCCAATTATAAAGTAACGGTCAAAACTCCTCCGAGTTCCCCTATCCAAAATTGTATCGTTTCTTCAGGCCAAGGAACAGTTCTCAGTGGTAACATTGAAGGGATACAAGTAGTTTGTGGGAGTGCTTTGTATCTCATCAGTGGAACGGCAACTGGACTTTCAGGGAATGGATTACAATTACAAAATGTAACAGGCGTTGGAACCGATGTTATCAATGTCAATAGCGCAAGTTTTTCCTTTCCACCACTTCCTGTGGGTGAGACTTATAATTTCAGTATTATAAATCAACCGACTAACCCTAGCCAAACATGTTCCATAACAACACCTGTTGTCACAAATGGTACGATGGTAGCTTCACCCATATCCGTAAGCATCAATTGTACAACCAATTCTTATGCTGTCAGCGCCCAAGTCATTGGGATTTTAGGCACACTCACTGTAGGGAATGAACTAAAACTGACATTAGATGGTTCCAATACAATCAATGTAACAGCTGATGGGACTTATGCCTTCCCAGGCACTTATTTAAGTGGTGGGAATTTTACTGTAACCGTTGATAACCCAGGAGGAGTCATCACTTCTGGAGTTTGTACATTATCGTCTATTACAGTAACAGTAGGAAACGGACCTACAAACTTTGCTGTCAATTGTAGTAACGCATTTTTAGTCAGTGGTACTGTTTCAAGTCCCGGAGGCACTACAACTAGTGTGTTAGGTGAGCCTGTGACTTTAGATTTGGTGCAAACAGGAGGATCTCCTGTTTTTCCTACCCAATCGATCACCATTAACCCAGGTGTCACAAATTTTACATTTCCGAGCACCATCCCAGGTGGAGTAGATTATCAGATAATCGTTTTTGCAAATCCACCTAACCAAACTTGCACGATTACTTCTGGTGCCACTCATTCAGGGATTGTATCCAATATGTCCAATGTTGTACTCAATTGTAGTTTAACACTTCCGAGTTTTTCTCCTGTTAGTGGCTCTCTTTTTAATGATGATGGGACTGTTACCATTTCCAGTTTGATCCCAGGATCCGAGTATCGATACACAATTGGAAATGGATCTCAAGCGGATCCAACTTGTGCTTCAGGAACAATGACAACATCCACAGTCACGATAACAGATAACAACCAAGCAGTGGTCAAAGTGATCCATTGTAAGGTAGGTTGGGTGGAATCACAAGTTGTCACTGCTTCTTATACACTCAAAGTCGCGACACCAACTCCAAGTTTGGCGACAGGATCCTTTCTGGACTCTGGCCAAAATGTAAGTTTCTCAAGTACAACAACGGGTTCCACATGGGTTTGTCATACTGCGGCAGCTGCTGTACCTGCGGATCCAGATTGTGGCCCTACACTCAACACATGTAATACTGGTGTTCTTGGGAATTATATTTTTCCGACACCTGGAGTTTCTCAAAATGTAAAGGCGAGAATGTGCAGAGTAAATTATGCACAGAGTGATGTTTTGAGCACCAATTACCAACCAAATGTTTATACTGTTGGTGGAACGATTAGTTCTCTCACAACACCCTTTGGAACCAATACTTTTGTTTTACAGAATAATGGTGGTGATGATTTAATCATTGCAAGTAATGGAACGTTTACATTCAATACGGCTTTACCAACCGGTACAAATTTTACGGTCTCAGTCTTATCAGGTCCACAAAATCCTTGGCAAACTTGTAATATCACAAATGCAAATGGTACAGTTTCCAATACTGCGATCACAAATATCGCGATCTCATGTTCCGTAAATCAATACAACATGAGTGGAAACGTTACTAGTTCTGTCACTTTACCTTCAGGCCTAACTGTCACCAATGGTGTTGATACAATCAATGTTCCTGCAGGTGCAACTTCTACTCCCATTTCTTTTGCGACTCCGATCAGCAGTGGGACTAGTTATGAAATCCAAATCACCCAAGAACCTACAGGATTTGTTTGTGCAGTTCAATCAAACATGCAAGGCACTATGTTAGGTGCCAACATCACCAATGTCGCAGTGAATTGTGTGGCAGGGTATCGATATGGGAATGCAATCGGATTAAAAAAACAAGCACCTGTGCAAATCCATTATTATAAAGGAGATGTGACAACGGCAGCAGGTGTAGCTGGGAGTGGAGCAAGTGATGGCCCTGCTCCCGCATCCAGTTTTAATGATATCAGTGGCATCACCTATGATGGAACAAAAGGTTTTATCGTAGATTCTGGTAATCATAAAATTCGTGTCTTTAATCCAATGACCAATACCGTTTCCTCTCTGGTTGGAAATGGTGCCGCAGGAAATACTCCTGGATCAGGTATGAGTGGAACTTTCAATCTTCCCAAGGGAATCACAACAGATGGCACATATTTGTATGTCACAGAAACATTGGGTAATCGTATCAAACGTATTTTAATTAGCTCTGGTTATGCGGAGACGTTTGCAGGTGATGATACTGTGGTTTCACCAGCCAATGCAAATCTTGATGCAACAGATCCACTTGCCGCCAGATTTGCATCACCTGCTGGCATTGTGATTGACGATAATAAACTTTACATCGCGGATCGGAATAATTCAGCAATCCGTGTCATCAAGTTAAGTACCCGCGAGGTCACGACACTTGTTACCGGAGGAGATATCAGTTTTCCAGAAGGACTTACCATCATCGGTGATTACTTATATGCTACCAATTTAGGAACCTACAACATCACAAAAACTCACAAGGTAACAGGCGTTACAACCATTTTATGTGGGAATTCAACCAATGGGTACATTGATGCCGTTGGAACGGATGCTTCTTTCAATTTACCACACGGGATCACTTCCGATGGTATCTTTTTGTATGTAGCCGATTATGGAAATCATTTGATCCGAAGGGTACATAGTGGCACTGGTGAAGTGATCACAATAGCAGGTTCTGGAAACACAGGACTCATCAATGGAGTTGGTGTATCAGCGTCCATTCAATCACCAAAATACATTTCCAACCTTGGTGATGTAATTGTTTTTGGAACTGTAAATGCGCTTCGAACCATAAAGTCTGAAAGTTTACAATCTTATTATCCTTTAAATGGTTCAAATTACAATTTTGTAAATAACCAAACAATTACTTCGATCGGAAGTCCAACCTTTGGAAACGGTAGATTTAATGAACTAAATGGAGCCGCGAGTACTTCCATAGGAAATGCAGGAACTGCACCTTCTCCCAGTTTGTCGGTCAATAAAATCACTATGGCAGGATGGATTTTATGGGATGGAACCAATTCTGGAATTGGAAAAGTAATTTTTTATAACGGTGATTTTACAACCAACGGCCATGGATTGTTTATAGACTCAAAAGACCAATTAGCAATCTACCGCGGTGGTATGCTCCCTGATTCTACAAATGTAACTGTCATACCTAACTTATGGACCCATGTTGCATTAACTGTTGATAGTAACGATTTATACAAAGTATATCTGAATGGAAACTTAGTGTTTGAAAAAACCTTAAGTACAAATCCCGTTTCAGGAAATTTTACAGTTGGTGTTTCCTCAGCTGGTTCCTTTTTCTTTCCAGGTAGACTTGCTGATTTACGTTTCTATAACAGGGAACTCAATGAAGGAGAGATCAATGACTTAGCAAAAAATGCAGACAGTACGTTGGTTGGAAATTCCTATGCATCTCGACCAATCCAATTGGCAGCTCAATACCAATTTTCAGGAGACTCCACATCAAAAGGACCTCTTGGTGGAAGTTTGTCTTTTTATGGTCCACTGACAAACTATTCAACTGGAATCAATAAAACAAATAATACTGCAGTCAGAATTTCTGCGTCTTCTGGCGGATACTTACTGGGCTCGGAACAGGGTTTACCACATGGAACACAACCAAGGAGTATCTGTGTCTGGGTAAACCTAGAAACCTATCCTAATATGGGAGATAATGCCCCTCTCATCACATATGGAAGTGCAGGTCCTTCCACTGAATTCATTCTAAATGTGTACAGAGCATCCCCTACTGGTGACTTAAAACTTCGGTTTGGTGGTCTCGGCGGCGGAGAATTGTATCCGTCTTATACACTGCCATTAAATCGATGGACTCATATTTGTGGTACATTTGACGGTAACAATGGTTGGTTATATGTTGATGGAGTGGAAATCAGTGGACCAGTGAACATTGGTTCGTCTATCAATACAACAACAGGAACTGGACTCTATGTAGGTCGAATGGCTTCGTTTCCTGGTCATATGTTTGGGGGAAAAGTAGATGAAATTAAAATTTATGCAAAAGCACTCTCTCAAAAGGAAGTCCGAACTCTCTCGGCACAAATCCCCAACGGTTTAGTTGCCCGTTACGATTTTAATAAAAATTTTGATGATGTAAGTGGATTCGGAAATCCAACCACAAGTGTAGGAGCAACTCTTGTGTCCGACAAGTATGGAAATGGAATTTCCGCTTTGAATACAAATGGAAGTACTTATCTAAATGTAACCACTACAACCTCATCCCTACCAAAAAATTCCCAACCACGAACAATTTGTGTTCAGTACAAATCAGCGACCCTCAATTCAGGGACTATGGTTAGTATTGGGCCCAATTCAACAGATCGCATGGTTGCGTTAGGTGCTGGTAATACTAGTTCTAAATACTTTTTTTCAGGTTATCTAAACGATGTAGAAGAATTTTATTATAACCATGAAAATGTTTGGCATCACCTTTGTGGTGTATTTGAAGGTCCTGCAGGAAGTTATGCTGCTACTATCTACCATAATGGAGCAAAACTCATCAGCCAAACTAAAAATACTTGGGATACAAATCCCAATGTTTTTACGATTGGAATTCGATCTGATTTAACCAATGGATTTAATGGTCAATTGGATGAAGTTCTGGTATATAACAGAGCTTTAACGCTGATGGAAATCCAAGCTCTATCAGGTTATGATCCAAAACAAGTCATCACTTGGAATGCAAATCCGGCAACAAGCAGTTTGAAACTTCACCTAAGTGCCGATAGTTTTTCAAATCAAACCAATTATTCACCTATCACCACTTGGCATGACAGAAGTGGAAACGCGGCTTCTTTTTTCACAGGAGGTGCATCTCCAACCTATAATAACACAGGTTTCAATAATAAACCTACTGTGAATTTTAACGCAGGCAATTCTGAGTATTTATTCCGTGGTAGTGCAGCAAACATTCCATCCAATAGTTCTACTTTTTTCATCGCCCTATCAAGAACAGCCAACGCCAATGATACATTTTTTGAATCAGCAACACCCGGTGTCTCATACTATTTTGATGGAGACAATATTCGAATGGCAAAACCATCGGATGGAATTGTTGGCTCGAGTAACATCCAATTTCCCTATACAAACTTTCCCTATTTGATAGCAGCAGAACAATTAAATGGAGTATCTTTTGGTATGTATTCAAGTGGATATGCAATTGGTATCCCTACAGATCCAAGTAAAACCTACTCACAAAATAATCTTTATTTAGGTTCTAACTCTAGTCCTGGTAATTTTTTCTCTGGCAATATCAGTGAAGTTCTCTATTACAATGTCAGTTTATCCAATCCAGGTCGTACCATTGTATTCTGTTACTTATCTCAAAAATACAATATTGATTTGTCTGCTGCTTCGGTGTATTGCGATTGA
- a CDS encoding c-type cytochrome translates to MIQFGCNSENDSITKEPPPPKATTVPLPEAMYIQNGCISCHGPEGNGRGTRTHLLRETRIPNFQDRTTYLNGSSKESIANSIKNGIPGTYMKAYSHMRKNEIDALADYILKMQKNNR, encoded by the coding sequence ATGATTCAATTTGGTTGTAATTCAGAAAATGATTCTATCACCAAAGAACCACCTCCACCGAAAGCAACCACCGTCCCTTTACCTGAGGCGATGTACATTCAAAATGGATGTATCTCTTGCCATGGACCTGAAGGGAATGGAAGAGGTACACGGACACATCTACTAAGAGAAACCCGGATTCCTAATTTCCAAGATCGTACAACCTATCTGAATGGTTCCTCCAAAGAATCCATTGCAAACAGCATCAAAAATGGAATCCCTGGAACCTATATGAAAGCATACTCACATATGCGTAAAAATGAAATTGATGCCTTAGCCGATTACATTCTAAAAATGCAAAAGAACAATCGTTAA
- a CDS encoding acetoacetate--CoA ligase — MSQNPIWTPIYHSNNLTKFQHRLETKLGKSFPDYVSFHQFSIDESQIFWKEWLQESGLILKTQATQTFVKGKQFSETKWFPGATFNFAENLLEKGNPNQEAIVFYGEDGAVQRLTFHELKLEVIKLRKHLLSLGIQKGDRVVGIVPNAPISTIGMLATTSLGAIWSSASPDFGVKGILDRFEQIFPKVVISVESYSFKGKEISIIEKLEEITQTLSSAKNSEFKETILYEFMNPIKDFGKIKNPIRYQDLSPTKDESIDYVPISFSDPVYIMFSSGTTGLPKCIVQGGGVLLNHTKELALHCNVSEGDRFFYYTTCGWMMWNWSQSVLALGATLYQFDGNPFYPNWETLWSMVEKESIQIFGTSAKYLSVLEEEGISVKSKYSLPDLKVILSTGSPLPVSGFQYVYEKIKTDVQLSSISGGTDLNGCFALGNPSLPVYAGQIQCKGLGMDVQVFDSMGRSVTGEKGELVCLSPFPSMPLYFWNDESGAKYKAAYFETYDNIWCHGDFASITPENGVIIYGRSDATLNPGGVRIGTADIYSVVSKIQEIKDSVIIGQDFKDDVRVVLFVVLADGVQLDDGLVKQIKEQIKNETSPRHVPSIILTVPEIPYTINGKKVEIAVKQTVAGLEVKNKNALANPNALDFFKERKELME, encoded by the coding sequence ATGTCGCAAAATCCTATATGGACTCCCATTTATCATTCGAACAATCTCACCAAATTCCAACATCGGCTCGAAACAAAATTGGGAAAATCCTTTCCTGATTATGTTTCCTTCCATCAATTTTCGATCGATGAATCGCAAATTTTTTGGAAAGAATGGTTACAAGAGTCAGGACTGATTCTAAAAACCCAAGCAACCCAAACTTTCGTGAAGGGGAAACAGTTTTCGGAAACAAAATGGTTTCCCGGTGCTACTTTTAATTTTGCTGAAAATTTACTGGAGAAGGGGAATCCAAACCAAGAAGCGATTGTGTTTTACGGGGAAGACGGAGCTGTACAACGGTTAACGTTTCATGAATTGAAATTAGAAGTCATTAAATTACGTAAACACTTACTTTCGTTAGGAATTCAAAAAGGAGATCGGGTTGTAGGAATTGTGCCGAATGCTCCCATTTCTACGATTGGAATGTTGGCAACAACATCGTTAGGTGCTATTTGGTCGAGTGCTTCACCCGATTTTGGAGTCAAAGGTATATTAGATCGATTTGAGCAAATTTTCCCTAAGGTTGTGATCTCTGTGGAATCCTATTCGTTTAAAGGAAAAGAAATTTCGATCATTGAAAAATTGGAAGAGATCACCCAAACATTATCCAGTGCAAAAAATTCCGAATTCAAAGAAACAATTCTATATGAGTTTATGAATCCAATCAAAGATTTTGGTAAGATTAAAAATCCGATTCGTTACCAAGATTTATCACCAACAAAAGATGAATCAATTGATTACGTACCTATCAGTTTTTCAGATCCAGTTTACATCATGTTTTCATCAGGAACAACTGGTCTTCCTAAATGCATTGTCCAAGGTGGGGGAGTATTACTCAATCATACCAAAGAACTAGCGTTACATTGTAATGTATCAGAAGGGGATCGGTTTTTTTATTATACAACCTGTGGTTGGATGATGTGGAATTGGTCTCAATCTGTATTGGCATTGGGTGCAACCTTGTACCAGTTTGATGGGAATCCATTTTATCCGAATTGGGAAACCCTTTGGAGTATGGTAGAAAAAGAATCCATTCAAATTTTTGGAACCAGTGCCAAGTACTTATCTGTTTTGGAAGAAGAAGGAATTTCAGTAAAATCGAAATACTCACTTCCAGATTTGAAAGTAATTCTTTCGACAGGTTCTCCCTTACCTGTTTCTGGTTTTCAGTATGTATATGAAAAAATCAAAACAGATGTTCAATTATCTTCCATCTCAGGCGGAACTGATTTGAATGGATGTTTTGCTTTGGGAAATCCCAGCTTACCTGTGTATGCTGGTCAAATTCAATGTAAGGGTTTGGGAATGGATGTCCAAGTTTTTGACAGTATGGGAAGATCTGTCACTGGAGAAAAGGGCGAATTGGTCTGCTTATCTCCATTCCCTTCAATGCCTTTATACTTTTGGAATGATGAATCTGGAGCTAAATACAAAGCAGCCTATTTTGAAACCTATGATAATATATGGTGTCATGGTGACTTTGCTTCGATCACTCCAGAGAATGGTGTCATCATCTATGGAAGATCAGATGCAACACTGAATCCTGGAGGAGTTCGTATCGGAACTGCTGACATCTATTCCGTTGTTTCTAAAATTCAAGAAATTAAGGATTCGGTGATCATCGGCCAAGACTTCAAAGATGATGTTAGAGTTGTCCTATTTGTTGTATTAGCAGATGGAGTCCAACTGGATGATGGATTGGTTAAACAAATCAAAGAACAAATCAAAAATGAAACTTCGCCTAGGCATGTTCCTTCAATCATCTTAACGGTACCAGAAATTCCCTATACGATCAATGGCAAAAAGGTAGAAATTGCCGTGAAACAAACTGTTGCTGGTCTCGAAGTAAAAAATAAAAATGCTTTAGCAAATCCGAATGCACTCGATTTTTTCAAAGAAAGAAAAGAGTTAATGGAATGA
- a CDS encoding TolC family protein: MFYFSISKNIKLNWLSILLLMPTIFNSTIESQESLGNSCQNQNSMLELSICIVNRHPDFRIEEIKLKEISGRKKIASYYFPSNPTFSGYVANRKGDTAGPIIGSTLTTANNFQVMVNQEIYTNGKREIAIKIADEEFRAQVYRLESVKRSLEFEALKKLTRFRYLFLEKENSLYSLNLVKELKKVSKARINEGLSPGIDESLSEAEEIRIFKIWNLSQRQYENAKSELEVLLGFPFELIQLNAFQWKLPNDLPKDKSELVKIAYQHRPEIFLTEKEIELALLRHNEVRKQKIPNVSLGAFAQNDGFNERVVGGMLTIPLIVWRDYEGESIISSSKIDSSKELKESVSRNIKQEVLFALTNFITLADEVKLYDENKLERAESDLNNLQEAIRFGKIKIIDAINQQRILLQTKLNYLSTKSEYEVSQIELIRVLGLPTNTMEVRP, encoded by the coding sequence ATGTTTTATTTTTCAATTTCAAAGAATATTAAATTGAATTGGCTTTCAATATTACTGTTGATGCCTACAATTTTTAATTCAACAATCGAATCCCAAGAAAGTCTTGGGAATTCATGTCAGAATCAAAACTCAATGTTAGAATTGAGTATTTGTATCGTCAATCGGCATCCTGATTTTCGAATCGAGGAAATTAAACTGAAGGAAATTTCCGGAAGGAAAAAAATCGCCTCCTATTATTTTCCATCAAATCCAACTTTTTCTGGTTATGTGGCCAATAGAAAGGGAGACACAGCGGGACCAATCATAGGATCCACACTTACCACAGCTAATAACTTTCAAGTTATGGTGAATCAGGAAATTTACACCAATGGCAAAAGAGAAATCGCCATCAAAATCGCCGATGAAGAATTTAGAGCGCAAGTATATCGTCTAGAGTCCGTTAAACGATCCTTAGAATTCGAAGCCTTAAAAAAACTAACACGATTTCGATATCTTTTTTTGGAAAAGGAAAACAGTTTATATAGTTTAAATTTGGTAAAGGAACTTAAAAAAGTTTCTAAAGCTAGAATTAACGAAGGACTTTCACCAGGAATTGACGAATCCTTATCAGAAGCCGAAGAAATTCGAATTTTTAAAATATGGAATTTATCACAAAGGCAATATGAAAATGCAAAGTCTGAATTAGAAGTTTTGCTTGGATTTCCATTTGAGTTAATACAATTAAATGCATTCCAATGGAAACTACCAAACGATTTACCTAAAGACAAATCTGAGTTGGTGAAAATAGCATACCAACATAGACCAGAAATTTTTCTCACAGAAAAAGAAATCGAACTAGCGTTACTCCGACATAACGAAGTTAGAAAACAAAAAATTCCAAATGTGAGTTTGGGTGCTTTTGCGCAAAACGATGGCTTTAATGAAAGAGTCGTAGGCGGGATGTTAACGATACCTCTGATCGTCTGGCGAGATTATGAAGGAGAATCGATCATTTCCTCTTCTAAAATCGATAGCTCAAAAGAATTGAAAGAATCTGTATCAAGAAATATAAAACAAGAAGTATTGTTTGCACTTACAAATTTTATCACACTAGCTGATGAAGTAAAACTTTATGACGAAAACAAACTAGAAAGAGCGGAATCCGATCTAAACAATCTACAAGAAGCCATCAGATTCGGTAAAATAAAAATTATCGATGCAATCAACCAACAAAGAATCTTATTACAAACTAAACTAAATTATCTAAGCACCAAATCAGAATATGAAGTATCTCAAATTGAGTTAATACGAGTGCTTGGATTGCCAACAAATACAATGGAAGTTCGACCATGA
- a CDS encoding efflux RND transporter periplasmic adaptor subunit, giving the protein MKINFKLILFSIFLLIGVIYFWKTSRSKTSVPEISTNKNILHITREQREAISIEVELVSLNKIHTNIELTGETEAVPDDIMDVPARISGRVTNVYFVEGDTIQKGQKLATIDSPELAKLRSTYLVAKSKYNAAEQNLTRISSLVKMNLAAKQEQIDAEANLRVIDSEKNSAEENLRANGISIDNSSTGQYIVYSPRSGLALSRNAVPGSIVAGNQILTTIANLTNLWFQAKIYENDLKYLSEGIPADIILNAYPELNFYGKLEHIGEKVDPGSRTVHARVVFKNQNKKAKIGLFGKAILSVNERTGIQIPENAIQSYQDSKYVFIETKPETYQWLEVTTGSTNDKMVEVISGLKEGDKVVTKGAFELKAILFKDTFGGGE; this is encoded by the coding sequence ATGAAAATTAATTTTAAACTCATCCTTTTTTCTATCTTTCTATTAATTGGCGTTATTTATTTTTGGAAAACTAGCCGAAGCAAAACATCTGTTCCAGAAATTTCCACAAACAAAAATATTCTTCATATAACAAGGGAACAGCGAGAAGCAATTTCTATTGAAGTCGAATTAGTTTCTCTAAATAAAATTCACACTAACATTGAGCTTACAGGTGAAACAGAAGCTGTCCCTGATGACATTATGGATGTTCCCGCCAGAATTTCAGGTAGAGTAACAAATGTCTATTTTGTTGAAGGTGATACCATTCAAAAAGGCCAAAAACTAGCAACCATTGACTCTCCAGAACTTGCAAAACTTAGATCTACTTATCTCGTTGCAAAATCTAAATACAATGCAGCTGAACAAAACTTAACAAGAATTAGTTCACTCGTAAAAATGAATTTAGCGGCTAAACAAGAACAAATTGATGCGGAAGCAAATTTACGAGTGATTGATTCAGAGAAAAATTCAGCTGAAGAAAATCTACGTGCGAACGGAATAAGTATCGATAATAGTTCCACGGGGCAATATATTGTTTATTCGCCAAGGTCTGGACTAGCTTTATCGAGAAATGCAGTTCCAGGATCAATTGTGGCAGGAAATCAAATTCTTACAACCATTGCCAATCTTACCAATCTTTGGTTCCAAGCAAAAATATATGAAAATGATTTAAAATATTTATCAGAAGGGATACCGGCTGATATTATATTGAATGCTTATCCTGAATTAAACTTTTATGGAAAATTAGAACACATTGGTGAAAAAGTAGATCCTGGATCTCGAACTGTTCATGCACGAGTTGTTTTTAAAAACCAAAACAAAAAAGCAAAAATTGGATTGTTTGGAAAGGCTATTCTCAGTGTGAATGAAAGGACAGGAATTCAAATTCCCGAAAATGCAATTCAATCGTACCAAGATTCTAAATATGTATTTATAGAAACCAAACCAGAAACATACCAATGGTTAGAAGTGACAACTGGTAGTACAAATGACAAAATGGTTGAAGTAATCTCTGGACTCAAAGAAGGAGATAAGGTTGTCACAAAAGGTGCCTTTGAATTAAAAGCAATTTTGTTCAAAGACACATTTGGTGGAGGTGAGTGA